In a genomic window of Telopea speciosissima isolate NSW1024214 ecotype Mountain lineage chromosome 5, Tspe_v1, whole genome shotgun sequence:
- the LOC122663372 gene encoding uncharacterized protein LOC122663372, with translation MRVELPRGFKPPTFETYDGKGDPNDHISYFNAMMMVYGGSDVVSYRSFPTSLKEPTTLWFAKLKPNSIRSFTELAKTFMSRFQSRVKQKKTAANLLVVKQRPDESIRDYITRFNAKSLEIKDLDDAMAFNTLHNGVTNHDLVKLLTLDPVTTMPQLLDRCYQYANMFDIMKARKAVDTKAPKKKKASEKDEKKKDSKRARSDRDQSPDYTPFNTNRTKILMKVYDRGARQQWPRPMFSRLEDKNKNKFYKFHKDVSHDTEDCRQLKREIEDVIQKGHLRCYVKEDGKDNSRGREAARNYHRKEDIARRGDD, from the exons ATGAGGGTTGAACTCCCTAGGGGCTTCAAGCCTCCAACCTTTGAGACCTATGATGGGAAGGGTGATCCCAACGACCACATCAGCTATTTCAACGCCATGATGATGGTGTATGGTGGGTCCGATGTGGTGTCCTACCGCTCCTTCCCCACCTCCCTTAAGGAGCCAACAACACTGTGGTTCGCAAAGCTGAAGCCCAATTCGATCAGAAGCTTCACCGAGTTGGCCAAAACGTTCATGAGCCGTTTCCAGAGCAGAgtgaagcaaaagaagaccgcTGCCAATTTGCTGGTCGTCAAACAGCGACCTGATGAGTCCATTAGGGATTATATCACCCGCTTCAACGCGAAGAGCCTGGAGATCAAGGACTTGGACGATGCAATGGCCTTCAACACCTTGCATAATGGGGTCACCAACCACGACCTAGTGAAGTTGCTTACCCTGGACCCAGTGACCACCATGCCGCAGCTACTGGACCGTTGCTACCAGTACGCCAATATGTTCGATATCATGAAGGCGAGGAAGGCGGTGGATACAAAggctccaaagaaaaagaaagcgaGTGAGAAggatgagaaaaagaaagactccAAGAGGGCGAGGTCCGACCGAGACCAGAGCCCAGACTACACCCCGTTCAACACCAACAGGACCAAAATCCTGATGAAGGTGTATGATCGAG gggcgagACAGCAGTGGCCCAGGCCGATGTTCTCTAGGCTTGAGGACAAAAACAAGAATAAGTTCTACAAATTCCACAAGGATGTCAGCCATGACACCGAGGATTGCAGACAACTAAAGAGAGAGATCGAAGACGTGATACAGAAAGGCCATCTGAGGTGTTATGTCAAGGAAGATGGGAAAGATAACTCCAGAGGTCGTGAGGCCGCAAGAAACTACCACAGGAAAGAAGACATAGCCCGCAGGGGAGATGACTGA
- the LOC122663371 gene encoding uncharacterized protein LOC122663371, protein MAGHERLSFMDAYSGYNQILMKEGDEAYTTFHSDQENFCYLVMPFGLKNTGATYQRMVNKLFKAQIGRNTEVYMDDMLVKTSNNEVEYEALIARLRTAKAIQVKRLIVRDDSQLVVNQVNRHYETKDNRMAAYLEVAKSLVSSFDAFEMRQVPRNENEKVDALSRLSTEALAQLDGSVYIELLSKHSHQV, encoded by the exons ATGGCAGGGCATGAGAGGCTaagcttcatggatgcatactcaggatacaaccagatcctgatGAAGGAAGGGGATGAGGCGTATACAACATTTCATTCTGACCAGGAAAACTTCTGCTACCTGGTGATGCCTTTTGGCCTGAAGAACACGGGGGCGACCTATCAAAGAATGGTAAACAAGCTATTCAAGGCTCAGATAGGCAGAAATACGGAGGTGTACATGGACGATATGCTGGTGAAGA CCTCAAACAACGAAGTGGAGTACGAAGCACTGATAGCAAGGCTGAGAACGGCCAAGGCCATACAGGTCAAGAGGCTGATAGTGCGAGATGACTCACAGCTGGTCGTGAACCAGGTCAACAGGCATTATGAAACCAAAGACAATCGCATGGCGGCATACCTAGAAGTCGCCAAGAGCTTGGTGAGCTCGTTCGATGCGTTCGAGATGAGGCAAGTGCCCCGGAATGAGAATGAGAAGGTAGACGCACTATCGCGCCTATCAACAGAGGCACTGGCTCAGTTGGACGGGTCAGTGTACATTGAACTGCTATCGAAACACTCCCACCAAGTCTGA